A genome region from Eremothecium gossypii ATCC 10895 chromosome VII, complete sequence includes the following:
- a CDS encoding uncharacterized protein (Syntenic homolog of Saccharomyces cerevisiae YLR287C), which yields MRPCATRAVFSGSAPPCKRMTERQDMAEELGQLLASFRERFAYGTRDELAAISSSTQLQDSTPLLELAKLAKLIRAQTTKVGILSQPARREGNESTCGKELRALEESLFYLLSLLPSFHKSGHYTSYLNKQLDEEILALLRSLEKFYDEIREKEENLVSVGKIWASCDELLALAEQGNLGLLNERLSASAKLVQDTILELHDWLAEPTLEEQDPFGLEDSFEETSDAESTATNAENKAPSPQMIEYVQTLERRVKLVKLLLKSFQKSVKVENPHTKAAADSLEKVYKVHHAVVEQIDELVSSVFMLGADFDPQDEDLLEGVKTLHSTMESMCKLVKKLNNNDPKKNAWVESWEAQWNKL from the coding sequence ATGCGGCCTTGCGCTACGCGCGCGGTTTTTAGCGGGAGCGCACCACCATGCAAGCGCATGACGGAGCGGCAGGACATGGCAGAGGAACTGGGGCAGCTGCTGGCCTCGTTCAGAGAGCGCTTTGCATATGGTACGCGGGATGAGTTGGCGGCGATCTCGTCCAGCACGCAGCTGCAGGACTCAAccccgctgctggagctggcgaAGCTGGCCAAACTGATCAGAGCCCAGACGACCAAAGTAGGGATCCTGTCGCAGCCAGCGCGGAGAGAGGGCAACGAATCAACGTGTGGGAAGGAGCTGCGGGCGTTGGAGGAGTCTCTGTTTTACCTGCTGTCGCTGTTGCCGTCCTTCCATAAGTCGGGCCACTACACGTCGTATTTGAACAAGCAGCTGGACGAGGAGAtcctggcgctgctgcggagTCTGGAAAAGTTTTATGATGAGATACGCGAGAAGGAAGAGAACCTAGTGAGCGTGGGAAAGATCTGGGCGTCGTGTGATGAGCTGCTCGCGCTTGCGGAACAGGGCAACCTGGGCCTGCTCAACGAGCGCCTTTCCGCATCCGCCAAGCTCGTTCAGGATACAATTTTGGAGCTCCATGACTGGCTCGCAGAGCCTACATTAGAGGAGCAGGACCCCTTTGGCCTTGAGGATTCTTTTGAAGAAACCTCCGATGCCGAGAGCACTGCGACAAATGCCGAGAACAAGGCTCCGTCCCCGCAGATGATTGAATATGTGCAGACGCTGGAACGCAGAGTCAAACTAgtgaagctgctgctcaaGTCCTTCCAAAAGAGTGTCAAGGTTGAAAATCCGCACACTAAGGCAGCCGCTGATTCGTTGGAAAAGGTATATAAGGTCCACCATGCTGTTGTCGAACAAATAGACGAACTCGTCTCTTCCGTCTTCATGCTAGGTGCGGACTTCGACCCGCAGGATGAGGACCTGTTAGAGGGCGTGAAGACCCTACATTCGACTATGGAGAGCATGTGCAAGCTTGTCAAGAAGCTGAATAACAATGATCCGAAGAAGAACGCTTGGGTGGAAAGTTGGGAAGCACAATGGAATAAACTCTGA
- the NNT1 gene encoding S-adenosylmethionine-dependent methyltransferase (Syntenic homolog of Saccharomyces cerevisiae YLR285W (NNT1)), producing MSSDHEEDSLYGATELFGEPDGFYEKPAESHFAEYERSAVPAQSARRDTQVRIRLVGSSPLWGHLLWNSAIYTARHLDAHPEQVVGRCVLELGAAGALPSLVAGLLGARQVVATDYPDADLVGNIQYNVDHVIYGGKPPTEAPHVAVEGYIWGNDYGPLRRHLPPGQTGFDLVLLSDLVFNHTEHHKLLQTTRDLLAPAGRALVVFSPHRPWLLEKDLQFFETAAEYGLRAELIEQVTWAPMFADDPGPAEVRARVYAYYLTHCA from the coding sequence ATGAGCTCAGATCACGAGGAAGATAGCCTGTACGGGGCCACGGAGCTCTTTGGCGAGCCGGACGGGTTCTACGAGAAGCCGGCCGAGAGCCACTTTGCGGAGTACGAGCGGAGCGCAGTTCCAGCGCAGTCTGCGCGCCGCGATACGCAGGTGCGGATCAGGCTGGTCGGGTCATCGCCCCTGTGGGGGCACCTGCTGTGGAACTCAGCGATATACACTGCGCGGCACCTGGATGCGCACCCCGAGCAGGTGGTCGGGCGGTGCGTGCTGGAGCTGGGCGCAGCCGGCGCGCTGCCGTCGCTGGTGGCCGGGTTGCTGGGCGCGCGTCAGGTGGTGGCGACGGACTACCCGGACGCAGACCTGGTGGGCAACATCCAGTACAACGTGGATCACGTGATCTACGGCGGCAAGCCGCCGACGGAAGCGCCGCACGTTGCGGTGGAGGGCTACATCTGGGGCAACGACTACGggccgctgcggcggcaCCTGCCCCCGGGGCAGACGGGCTTCGACCTTGTGCTGCTCAGCGACCTTGTGTTCAACCACACGGAGCACCAcaagctgctgcagacGACGCGCGACTTGCTGGCGCCGGCCGGGCGCGCGCTGGTGGTGTTCTCGCCGCACCGGCCGTGGCTGTTGGAGAAGGACCTGCAGTTCTTCGAGACGGCCGCTGAGTATGGGCTGCGCGCGGAGCTCATTGAGCAGGTGACATGGGCGCCGATGTTCGCGGATGACCCTGGCCCCGCAGAGGTCCGCGCACGTGTATACGCATATTACCTGACGCACTGCGCCTAG
- the LAS17 gene encoding actin-binding protein LAS17 (Syntenic homolog of Saccharomyces cerevisiae YOR181W (LAS17)), whose translation MGLLTAEDKEKIKRAIPKASNKIIDVAVARLYIAYPNPKEWRYSGLSGAIALVDDIVGNTFFLKLVDIHGHRGVLWDQELYVGFEYNQDRTFFHSFEMEDCYAGLLFEDLGEAAHFLKRVQRREKYASKKTLANKNAIALAKKLKAESDGQAVHGPRGEPVIADQRRRYSYNAATDLEDVPATKKKAPPPPPPIIAQSTGPAPVRKLPPPSAVSRSSTSEQESSSDSSDSDSPEPPSRTGPKYKLPPPPKEFVSIIGPPPGAPLEPTPAPPQAASALPVPLPPRRHTPEPSPPDTGFSQQNSTSSSNGQTHRPLPIPSRPMVQPPTGPAMQLPPVTGHETSAVLASNAPQRPAQPLPQVNAAPSRSGSVRQLPPPPQQFSPTPGTSSPYGQQQQYPQYEHFSASHEQPSPVHLRVDTARPLPSHPSQIQQMASPHSPMQYMSPPPPPARQMTPSPTQQHGAPPPPPPPRRGPAPPPPRKRAGPVTSHATGPSNMSLPMAHQPLTASKTGGRPGPPVPPRRSTGPPPPPRTHRPAEVETAAAVSYHPPTTFTTSSQHNVMPAPGPALQQPQGYMPPPPPQPPQAQPALPPRTQNPVSPSQPYASPAAQVAAPPPPPPPPMPMATSIPPAPQMGAATIPPPAAEATGDTGRDALLASIRSAGGVQALRKVDKSQLDKPSVLLQEAHGKAPASTSQAMTPAATGGNSLADALAAALDKRKNRVAQHDDDDNADDW comes from the coding sequence ATGGGTCTTCTAACGGCGGAAGACAAGGAGAAGATTAAGCGGGCAATTCCCAAAGCATCGAACAAGATTATAGATGTTGCGGTTGCCAGGCTGTACATCGCCTACCCGAACCCGAAGGAGTGGAGGTATAGCGGGCTCTCCGGGGCCATCGCATTGGTGGATGATATAGTCGGGAACACCTTTTTCCTAAAGTTGGTAGACATCCACGGGCACCGGGGCGTGCTATGGGACCAGGAGCTGTACGTGGGGTTCGAGTACAACCAAGACCGCACGTTCTTCCACAGCTTTGAGATGGAAGACTGCTATGCGGGGCTGCTGTTCGAGGACCTGGGCGAGGCGGCGCACTTCCTGAAGCGCGTGCAGAGGCGGGAGAAGTACGCCTCAAAGAAGACCCTGGCCAACAAGAACGCGATCGCGCTCGCCAAGAAGCTGAAGGCGGAGAGTGACGGCCAAGCTGTCCACGGGCCCCGCGGCGAACCTGTCATAGCAGACCAGAGAAGGAGATACAGCTACAATGCCGCTACAGACCTCGAAGACGTGCCAGCTACGAAAAAGAAGGCCCCGCCCCCTCCACCGCCAATTATTGCGCAGAGTACCGGTCCGGCCCCTGTCAGAAAGCTACCGCCTCCGTCTGCGGTGTCGCGGTCGTCTACAAGCGAGCAGGAGTCGAGTTCGGACTCGTCGGACTCAGACTCCCCGGAGCCCCCCTCTCGAACGGGACCGAAGTACAAGCTACCACCGCCGCCAAAGGAGTTTGTCTCTATTATTGGGCCACCGCCCGGAGCGCCGCTGGAACCTACGCCTGCGCCTCCTCAGGCTGCTTCCGCGCTCCCCGTTCCGTTACCTCCGCGGCGACACACGCCAGAGCCGTCACCTCCAGATACAGGCTTCTCGCAGCAAAACAGTACGTCATCCAGTAACGGCCAAACGCATAGGCCTTTGCCAATTCCTTCGCGGCCAATGGTACAACCCCCCACCGGGCCTGCTATGCAACTTCCCCCTGTCACAGGACATGAAACTAGCGCGGTCTTAGCTAGCAATGCTCCCCAACGACCAGCTCAGCCACTGCCGCAGGTAAACGCCGCGCCTAGTAGGAGTGGGTCCGTTCGCCAGCTACCACCACCTCCACAGCAGTTTAGTCCAACCCCTGGTACCTCTTCTCCATATGGTCAGCAACAACAGTACCCGCAGTACGAGCACTTTTCGGCTTCCCACGAGCAGCCATCTCCTGTACATCTGCGTGTCGATACTGCGAGGCCGTTGCCATCACATCCATCGCAGATCCAGCAAATGGCGTCCCCTCACTCACCGATGCAGTACATGTCACCCCCTCCGCCTCCAGCTCGGCAGATGACTCCCTCTCCAACACAGCAGCACGGagcaccaccaccaccaccaccacccagAAGAGGTCCTGCGCCACCACCACCTCGTAAGCGGGCCGGACCTGTAACCAGTCATGCAACAGGCCCTTCCAATATGTCTTTGCCCATGGCGCATCAACCTTTAACTGCCTCGAAGACAGGAGGGAGACCAGGACCGCCAGTCCCTCCAAGAAGGAGTACTGGcccaccaccaccacctAGGACACACCGGCCCGCTGAAGTTGAgactgctgctgcagtaAGCTATCACCCGCCTACAACATTCACTACATCATCCCAGCATAATGTAATGCCGGCACCAGGCCCAGCATTACAACAACCTCAAGGTTACAtgcctcctcctccaccgcAGCCACCACAAGCCCAGCCCGCTCTGCCCCCACGGACGCAGAACCCAGTATCACCATCCCAGCCATATGCATCTCCAGCCGCACAGGTTGCAGCCCCCCCACCCCCACCCCCACCTCCAATGCCCATGGCCACTTCAATACCTCCTGCACCTCAGATGGGGGCAGCTACTATACCGCCTCCGGCTGCCGAAGCGACCGGTGACACGGGCAGGGATGCTTTACTGGCATCCATTCGGAGTGCAGGCGGTGTCCAGGCACTGCGTAAGGTTGACAAGTCTCAATTGGACAAGCCATCGGTCCTCCTGCAAGAGGCCCATGGAAAGGCACCTGCATCTACCTCACAGGCTATGACACCTGCGGCTACTGGAGGTAATTCATTGGCCGATGCACTGGCGGCTGCCTTGGATAAAAGGAAAAACCGGGTCGCTCAGCATGACGACGATGACAATGCTGATGATTGGTGA
- the RPS30A gene encoding 40S ribosomal protein eS30 (Syntenic homolog of Saccharomyces cerevisiae YLR287C-A (RPS30A) and YOR182C (RPS30B); 1-intron): protein MGKVHGSLARAGKVKSQTPKVEKQEKPKQPKGRAYKRLLYTRRFVNVTLTNGKRKMNSNQPSQ, encoded by the coding sequence GGTAAGGTTCACGGTTCCCTAGCTCGTGCTGGTAAGGTCAAGTCGCAGACTCCAAAGGTTGAGAAGCAGGAGAAGCCAAAGCAGCCAAAGGGCAGAGCCTACAAGAGATTGTTGTACACCAGAAGATTCGTCAACGTCACCTTGACCAACGGTAAGAGAAAGATGAACTCTAACCAGCCATCTCAATAA